The genomic interval gagcagtgcGAGCCCAAAATACCCATTATTATAGATTGGTGTAAATCTGTACCAATCTATAAAAAATGAGCAGTGTGACTGCAGAGCAAGATCCAGGTGTCCTGAGCGCTGGGAACAGGGAACTTTGCAAGAACGGTCTGATGTGCACGTGTGTCCATCACAGGGTCACTGTCACCCAGGGCAGAGGCTTCAATTTACTTGAAATTCGGGATATCAGGGTTTGTTGATCAGTAGTGGGATTCAAAACAGttgaaattgcttttttatGCCGTGGCAGCCTCTGTGGGTGTGCATGATGAAGTGTAGTGTGTATACTGTGAGCATCTCTCTAActgctggggtttttgggtttttttggtgcagCCAAAATGAAGTTCAACCCCTTTGTGACCTCGGACCGCAGCAAGAACCGCAAACGGCACTTCAATGCCCCCTCCCACATCCGCAGGAAAATCATGTCCTCGCCCCTGTCCAAGGAGCTGCGGCAGAAGTACAACGTGCGCTCCATGCCCATCCGCAAGGACGACGAGGTCCAGGTACGGCCCTGCCATAACTCAGCTTTGTCGGGGGGGtttcagagctgggaaggggctggagaattcctgagggagctgggaagcagctcagcctggagaaaaggaggctcaggggggggcccttgtggctctgcacagctcctgacaggaggggacagccagaggggcatccaggatgagagggaacggcctcaggctgggccatgGTGTttcccaggacaagggaagagatgagaatcttgactccacgtttcagaaggttcatttgttattttatattaaagaaaattatatattaaatctACACtgaagaatagaagaaaggatttcatcagagggctagcaaggaaaggaatggaatgataataaaatattgTGACTGGccagagagtccgagacagctggactgtgattggccattaattagaaacaaccacatgcgaccaatcacagatgcacctgttgcattccacagcagtagataatcattgtttacattttgcttctgttagcttctcaggagaaaagatcctagcaaaaggattttccataaaatatatCTGTGACAACAGAGCTCTCCCATTGGGGTTTGCTGCaaagaaaatgggggagaaGCACAATCCTGACCCATTAAATGTTCTGTGTTAGTCATGCTGAAATTCTCAGGTCACTCATGTGTCTGTGGCTTGGCTcctgtgcagctcagctgctttgtGGGATGGGCTGGCTGtccggggctgctcctggagctgtgtgtgtgtgctgtgtgcaggtGGTGAGGGGACACTACAAGGGCCAGCAGATCGGGAAGGTGGTGCAGGTGTACAGGAAGAAATACGTGATCTACATCGAGCGCGTGCAGCGCGAGAAGGCCAACGGCACCACCGTGCACGTGGGCATCCACCCCAGCAAGGTAAGGggcaccagggctgctctgggggggCTGGCACCTGGTACCAAGGAGGGGGATGCACCTGGAGGCTGCTCCATCtgtgcatccccagcctgtgggGAATCCAGCCTGTGGAAGCTGAATCGTTGtttagttttgattttgtttttttggctttgctttCGCTCCACTCTGATTCAGGGTAAAGctacagctaaaaaaaaaattaaatgttagtTTTACTACTAATTCTCATGTGCAAACAACTCTCCTTGCTCTGCAGTGTGATTTTATTAAGGTTTATACGAcgagtattttaaatttaaccattttaaaaaattaactctgttaATATAGTTCTAATAAATTTAACATGCTGCACATCCCACTCTTAGCactaaaataagaataaaatctCAGTCTTTGTTCCAGAAcatacagaaatgttttctagtAGGAATATATTAATGTGGGCATAGTTGTTACAAAATCTGTGGATGCAGAATGTTTGTTAGTATAAAAATAATcactttgttttgcttctgcCTCTGGCACGATGGTCAATATCGGTGCAGGCTGGGATATaaacacaggctggggatgcacagctggagcagccctggaggaggatctgggggtgctgtggccaagagctggagctgccctggcccccagagccccccatgccctgggctgatccccatgggcagcaggaaaaaatccttccctgtgaaggtggggctgcccctggatccctggcagtgcccaaagccaggctggacagggcttggagcagtgggacagtggaaggtgtccctgccatggctggggtgccACTGtctgagctttaaggtcccttcccacccaaaccattgtggGGTTCTGTGAATAACAAATGGAGATTGTTCCTCAAGGAAATGTTACAGTGTCATGAGGAGAGATGTGAGTTGTAACCATGTTGGAGAGGCTTAAACAGATGCTCAGAATTGTGATTGTTCTTGCAGGGAATTGTGAACTGAATATTTCTGAACCTGGGTTTAGCCTGAGGTATTTAAAGCCAGGCAAAGCCTGTTTAGATCATAACAGGAAACATTTCAAACTAAACACAAGAACTTGCCAAAACCTGGTTTGAAGCAGATGAATTCAGTCTGCTTCAGCCTTGCCACGTGGGCACAAAGATGGAAGTGTTGGTGGAAAAAATCCAGTTGTAACAGGTTTTCTGGTGTAAATGGTTGGTGTGTTCAGCAGAGGGAGGGCAGAATTATTCCAAAACATCACGACTTGTGTGCAGCAACAACATCTGAGTGACAAGGTGACATTGTGGTGGAGCCAGTGCTGAATAGCagtgagaaaaacagaattttgtgCTGCTTCTTCACTCTgggaaaattttcattaattggGAACTAGACCTCAATAAAGCTTTGCATAAAGATTCTTGTTATTaatgcagagagcagagcaatgTTTTATTACAGACTTGCAGTGTGAACAGTTTGTACCTCTGCTGAGCAAGGAGGTGGGAATTACAATGGAGACCTAAATTACACAAGGAATTAAGGAGAAAATGTGCCTGTATGGCATTTCTGGGATTTGATTGTAGTTCTATTTTCCAGGTAGTGCTTTCAGTAACACCAACAATTCCTTTGCCAGtttgaggaggcagcagcagggattgctggataaattcttccctgggagggtgatGAGGCAAAGGGTGCCTGGAGAAggaagtgtccagggccagctttggctgctgcctttgtgctggtgggatcagctctgggctgaggtgggtttgggatgggcagggaggcTGAAGTGCTGTTCCCTCTGCAGGTGGTGATCACCAGGCTAAAGCTGGACAAGGACCGCAAGAAGATCCTGGAGCGCAAAGCCAAGTCCCGCCAGGTTGGCAAGGAGAAGGGCAAGTACAAGGAGGAGACGATCGAGAAGATGCAAGAATAGCTGCCTTCCTGATTGACACCATTAAAAAACTGCTAAAATTTAATATGTTGTGTGTCTTCTTTCAAATATCTTGATGTGTCCTGCTCAGCATTTAAATATTCATACTTCTCTTTGACTTTGTAAACAATATACTAAATTTAAAAGCTCTTGGTACCTTTTTTTCACTGTTAAGAAAAACAGTTTAGAAATGCTTCAACCAACCTGAAAGAGCAGTGCAATCCTGAAACATCCATCTCAACAGTCATTGTATTTCTCTCTTCATTAGATGTGtccatgttttttttaatattaacatGTTAATTCTGTGCACTGAATATGTAATTAATTCAGGTCTTAGATTAATGAGGACAAAGGGGTTTATGAGCAGTGCTGACTGGTTTGGAAGGGATGGGGTGAAGCAgtctcagcactgctggtggTGCTGTTTTGGATGAATTTTCTGTGAGAGATTTTTCCTGGCACTTTGTATGTCCATAATTGAGAGCTGCTTGTTGAAAACATCCCTGCAGTTCCGTGAATTGACTGGCTCAGTGAATGGCCCTCtaattgctgctgcagagggacagaaatTCATCTGCCTGAACAACAATGGATGCTGGCAATCGAGGAAAATTGTTTTAGAAGCCATTCATAGCCTGACAGTGAGGCTGTGTTGGGTGGACTGGGGGTGCGTTTCCTTTCGTGAAGGCTCAGGGGTTTTGTACCTCCAGCTTGTGCTGCTCAATACGAAATTTCTTAACCTTGAGTGGATGTTTGAGGAATTCCGTGAGGTTTGTTCATTACCGGGACCTTTCCAGgtacagagctgctgtggaatcGTGTCCCAATTCCCTGAGGAGCTCAGAGCCGGTAGGAGCCTCGTGTCCGCTTACCCGGCAGCGTGTTTGGGATGGGGGTCCCAGGGCAGTCCCGATCCCACCGCAGCTCTGATTCCATCGCGACCCTTGTCCCATGAACAGCCCCGATCCCGCGGCATTCCTGATCCCATCGCGGTCCCGATCCCACGGCATTCCCGATCCCATCGCGGTTCCCATGACAGCCCCGATCCCGTGACAGCCCCGATCCCACTGCACGTGCCCCGCGCGCTCCCGCGGCCCCACGGCTCCCTCACCGCGCGCTCCCGCCGGTCCCATGACGTGGCGTGCGCTGATTGGCGGGCGCCGGGCGTGGCCGTGCgggaggccccgccccctctcCCCTCAGAGCGCAGCCATGGCGTACGGCGGCCTGGCGGTGCCCATCATCGTCATGAGCGTGTTCTGGGGGGTGGTCGGCGGCGTCCTGCCCTGGCTCGTACCCAAGGGGCCGAACCGCGGGTGAGTGaccgggggggcggcgggcacCGGGCAGCTTCCCATCCGTGCCCCGCGGCTGTGGGGGGAGGCCCCGGCGGAGGCGGCCCCGCAGCCCTGAGGCGCCCCGAGGTtgccgggcccggggccgccgcagccccgcgggCGCAGCGCTGGCGCAGCACGGACGGGCTCGGCCGCCCCGGGGGCTGCCAGAGCCGGGCGGTGCCCCCGGGGCCCCTGGCGGGTTTGGGTTTCccctgaggccctggcacagcgtgcccagagcagctgggggtgCCCTGGATCTCTGGAATCCCAGGTTGGGCATTGgagcttggagccacctgggataatgaaaggtgtccctgccatggcacggGGTGGAACGAGACGAGCTTTAAGGtgttttccaacccaaaccattgtgtgaaagctctgcaggcagagcgTCCTGTGTCAAGGTGGCTCATTGTCAGGCGGTGTTTAAACAACaacttcctctttctttctttccttactTGACCTTTCCTAACTTTCCACCGTTCTCTGGTTCCACACTGGGTGAGACTGgaagggctgcagaggtggATTTCTGGGTGAAATGTGTAGCTGaggacagcagctgggcctCTAAGCTGatgcttttcctgcagtggtTGTGGCTGCTCAGATTAAAAAGCAGACaagtttttgtctttctcttttctctagGAGATAATGGCTTCTTaatctctctccctctctctgacACTCCCTCTACTCCACAGGTACCAGCTGTCTTTTCTCTCAGTTCTTTATCTAAACCCTCAATATTCCTCAAGCTCTGATATTCCCTGCCTCACTTCCAAAGCTGATGTGTTTCATGCCTGGAAACCTGCCTGTCCTCAGAAATACCTTGGAAAAAAGGCTTCCAGGCATGGGAGTGTGGGAATTCTGTGCCTCACCAACAGAAGTTACTGACCTCCCATGACGTTTTGTTACTCATTTGGAGGAGGAAATACATAGATGGAAATGcctttttataattttgaaataaaaaagcccACTCCATTTTGCCACTGAGTTCCATGAGCTGCAGAATATctcatttcctctccttccatTTCAAAcccatctgtgtgtgtgtagctGCAATTTCAAGAGCTtgattcttccttcttttcagcTTTCCAGTGGTTTCTGACACAGCTGTGTTTcaccaagaaaagaaaattttacacTACAGCtttgaggttttattttgtattcagTTTATAAACCCCCTCATGCAtcatataaaattaaaagtgaCAATTTGACACTAAAACTTTCTTAGAATTCTGCAAATGGAGAAAGTGTGCATCCAGACTGATGTTCTGGACACTGCATcaggttttgctgctgctcacagtgattTTGTTCCATGCAGCTGTGAAGTGTttggcagagctgtgtcagTCCTGCAGATCTGAGCTCTGC from Zonotrichia leucophrys gambelii isolate GWCS_2022_RI chromosome 13, RI_Zleu_2.0, whole genome shotgun sequence carries:
- the RPL26L1 gene encoding ribosomal protein uL24-like, with the protein product MKFNPFVTSDRSKNRKRHFNAPSHIRRKIMSSPLSKELRQKYNVRSMPIRKDDEVQVVRGHYKGQQIGKVVQVYRKKYVIYIERVQREKANGTTVHVGIHPSKVVITRLKLDKDRKKILERKAKSRQVGKEKGKYKEETIEKMQE